Proteins from a single region of Cytophagaceae bacterium:
- a CDS encoding alpha/beta fold hydrolase → MELFFRKIGEGKPLVVLHGVFGSSDNLYTVSKNIADLGYAVYTLDARNHGQSPWSDVFDYDVMAADLNDFLNQHDIQNPVILGHSMGGKTVMNFAAKYDNFEKIIVVDIAPRFYPTHHNHILAGLAAIKLDELKSRKDADDIFSQYVSDFGERQFILKNLYRTDDNKFAWRINIPVISKEIYKIGEEITFDRISQKPAMIMRGSDSGYVKEDDFEQFKQSFPNAELVTIEGANHWVHALKPAEFVSNVVRFIKA, encoded by the coding sequence ATGGAGCTTTTTTTTAGGAAAATAGGAGAGGGAAAACCATTGGTGGTATTGCATGGCGTATTTGGGTCGTCTGATAATTTATATACAGTCTCAAAAAACATTGCAGACTTAGGCTATGCCGTTTACACCCTCGACGCCCGAAATCACGGGCAATCTCCTTGGTCTGACGTATTTGATTATGATGTGATGGCAGCAGATTTGAATGACTTTTTGAATCAGCACGATATTCAAAATCCCGTAATTTTAGGGCATTCAATGGGCGGGAAAACCGTTATGAACTTCGCCGCCAAGTACGATAACTTCGAAAAGATTATTGTTGTAGACATAGCCCCGAGGTTTTATCCAACCCACCACAATCACATTTTAGCAGGACTTGCTGCCATTAAACTCGACGAACTTAAAAGTAGAAAAGACGCGGATGATATTTTTTCTCAATATGTTTCTGACTTTGGCGAGCGACAATTTATCCTCAAAAACTTATATAGAACAGACGATAATAAATTTGCTTGGCGAATAAATATTCCGGTAATAAGCAAAGAGATATATAAAATTGGAGAAGAAATTACATTCGACAGAATATCTCAAAAACCAGCCATGATCATGCGAGGGAGCGATTCGGGCTATGTGAAAGAAGATGATTTTGAACAATTCAAACAGAGTTTTCCAAATGCCGAACTTGTCACCATTGAAGGTGCTAACCATTGGGTGCATGCCTTGAAACCAGCGGAATTTGTAAGCAATGTGGTGAGATTTATAAAAGCGTAA
- the argB gene encoding acetylglutamate kinase — translation MLLNVIKIGGNVIDDPQKLDNFLRDFSSLPGNKILIHGGGKIATKIAEKLGIETQMVGGRRITDKPMLEVVTMVYGGLVNKQIVAALQSKNCNAIGLSGADGGAILAKKRPVKNIDYGFVGDIEKVNAEFISHLLENNVSPVFAPLTYDIDGNMLNTNADTQASAIAVGMSKDFEVNLVYCFEKKWVLLDAEDDDSVISEIKPEYYEELKASGAIFAGMIPKLDNAFDALEKGVKKVTICQAEQLVEAVKNGNAGTAILK, via the coding sequence ATGCTCTTAAATGTTATAAAAATCGGAGGAAATGTAATCGATGATCCACAAAAACTGGACAATTTCCTCCGTGATTTTTCTTCATTGCCAGGAAATAAAATCCTGATTCATGGCGGCGGAAAAATAGCTACAAAAATCGCCGAAAAATTAGGGATAGAAACCCAAATGGTTGGAGGAAGGAGAATCACAGATAAACCTATGCTTGAAGTGGTTACAATGGTTTATGGCGGATTAGTCAACAAACAGATTGTTGCAGCTCTTCAATCCAAAAACTGCAATGCTATTGGCCTAAGCGGGGCTGATGGAGGTGCGATTTTGGCAAAAAAAAGACCTGTAAAAAATATTGATTATGGTTTTGTGGGGGATATTGAAAAAGTAAATGCAGAATTCATATCCCATCTTTTGGAAAATAATGTTTCTCCTGTATTTGCTCCTCTCACCTATGATATAGATGGAAATATGCTCAATACCAATGCCGACACCCAAGCTTCGGCTATTGCTGTGGGCATGAGTAAGGATTTTGAAGTAAATCTGGTGTATTGTTTTGAGAAAAAATGGGTTTTGCTTGATGCAGAAGATGATGATTCGGTGATTTCGGAAATAAAACCTGAATATTACGAGGAACTGAAGGCCTCCGGAGCTATATTCGCTGGGATGATTCCTAAATTAGATAATGCCTTTGATGCTCTTGAAAAGGGCGTAAAAAAAGTAACGATTTGTCAGGCGGAGCAGTTGGTTGAAGCAGTAAAAAATGGAAATGCCGGAACTGCAATTTTGAAGTAA
- a CDS encoding hemolysin III family protein, which translates to MNKSEIRSELANALSHGFGILFSLIGTMILVAKTAPSGSEQLMFAVAFYGFSMMQMFTFSTLYHGFFEPTAKRTLRIFDHISIFFLIGGTYLPFVVKYTDSTTATWFLTIQWIIIAAGVIKKVFLTGKYRLLSSLIYIGIGCMVFFLGSGFWKAMPEKSIIWLIAGGVCYIVGVIFYQNKKIPANHFIWHLFVLASAIMHWFAVYFTF; encoded by the coding sequence ATGAATAAATCAGAAATAAGGTCAGAACTGGCCAATGCCCTTTCTCATGGATTCGGAATCTTGTTTTCGTTGATTGGAACAATGATTCTGGTTGCTAAAACCGCACCTTCGGGTTCTGAGCAATTGATGTTTGCAGTGGCATTTTATGGATTCAGCATGATGCAGATGTTTACTTTCTCCACCCTTTATCATGGATTTTTCGAACCTACGGCTAAACGAACCTTGCGAATATTTGACCATATCAGCATATTTTTTCTGATTGGTGGAACGTATTTGCCATTTGTAGTTAAATATACCGATTCCACAACTGCCACCTGGTTTCTTACCATTCAATGGATTATTATTGCGGCAGGCGTGATCAAAAAAGTCTTTTTGACAGGAAAATATCGGCTTTTAAGCAGCCTCATTTATATCGGAATCGGCTGTATGGTGTTCTTTTTGGGAAGTGGTTTCTGGAAAGCTATGCCCGAAAAATCTATTATTTGGCTAATTGCCGGCGGGGTTTGTTATATCGTAGGTGTGATTTTTTACCAAAACAAAAAAATACCTGCCAATCACTTCATTTGGCATCTATTTGTTCTGGCCTCCGCCATCATGCACTGGTTTGCGGTGTATTTTACTTTTTGA
- a CDS encoding PIN domain-containing protein — MKKVFLDTNIVLDLLEKRLPFYINASKIFYLAEKKQITISVSSLTFANLNYILSKKTSINEARQILRKLRMLIDVISLSEKVIDLALNDLDFKDFEDALQFYSAMESKQNVIITRNQRDFPKIDIPIMNPEEYLASI; from the coding sequence GTGAAAAAAGTCTTTTTGGATACAAATATTGTTTTGGATTTGCTAGAGAAAAGGTTACCATTCTATATCAATGCTTCCAAAATATTTTATTTAGCAGAAAAAAAGCAAATTACAATTTCGGTTTCTTCATTAACTTTTGCTAACCTAAACTATATTTTATCAAAGAAAACTTCCATAAATGAGGCTCGTCAAATTTTAAGGAAATTGAGAATGCTAATTGATGTTATTTCATTATCTGAAAAAGTTATTGATCTGGCTTTGAATGATTTAGATTTTAAGGATTTTGAGGATGCTTTGCAATTTTATTCGGCAATGGAATCAAAGCAAAACGTAATAATTACAAGAAATCAAAGAGATTTTCCTAAAATTGACATTCCAATAATGAATCCGGAAGAATATTTAGCTTCAATTTGA
- a CDS encoding SDR family oxidoreductase: MNKAAIVTGAGQGIGLAICKLFAKNGIQVILNDIDVDLCKTAAGEVNALVPKSCIPVFGDCSMPEFNDFLVEKAIENFGQLDILVANAGITRFGEFLDFSVDDFENVINLNLKGSFFLTQTAAKRMIAQGNGGSILYMSSVVGVQAHKNLAAYAMTKAALNMLAKNLVVELAPHRITVNTVAPGATLTERTLSDPEYMKVWSEITPIGSPATVDDIAQAVYFLTSDAAKHITGQTLIVDGGWTSVSVQP; encoded by the coding sequence ATGAATAAAGCAGCCATCGTAACGGGTGCCGGTCAGGGAATCGGTCTCGCCATTTGTAAACTATTTGCAAAAAACGGTATTCAGGTTATTCTGAACGACATCGATGTGGACTTGTGCAAAACCGCCGCCGGCGAGGTAAATGCACTAGTTCCAAAAAGCTGTATTCCTGTTTTTGGCGACTGCTCTATGCCTGAATTCAATGATTTTTTGGTCGAAAAAGCCATAGAAAACTTTGGTCAACTTGATATTTTGGTAGCCAATGCAGGCATTACCAGGTTCGGTGAATTCCTTGATTTTTCTGTCGATGATTTTGAAAATGTGATAAATCTTAATCTGAAAGGTAGTTTTTTTCTTACCCAGACAGCCGCCAAAAGAATGATAGCCCAGGGCAATGGCGGGAGCATTTTGTATATGTCTAGTGTGGTGGGTGTGCAGGCTCATAAAAACCTGGCGGCGTATGCCATGACCAAGGCTGCCCTCAATATGTTGGCCAAAAACCTTGTGGTGGAGCTTGCTCCGCACCGTATCACTGTCAATACCGTAGCTCCCGGAGCAACTTTGACAGAAAGAACCCTTTCAGATCCTGAATACATGAAAGTTTGGTCTGAAATTACGCCTATCGGTTCCCCTGCAACAGTAGATGACATCGCTCAGGCAGTTTATTTCCTCACCTCAGACGCCGCTAAACACATTACAGGCCAAACTTTGATCGTGGACGGTGGCTGGACAAGCGTAAGTGTGCAGCCGTGA
- a CDS encoding RecX family transcriptional regulator — protein MDTAILKKAANYCVYQERTHQEVRKKLSEWKVLGDEAEEIISWLISENYLNEERYAKAFAGGKFRVKNWGKLKINFELKARRISTYCIKSGLAEITDQEYLEKIDFLIDKKMAELGLLENQFEKSNKVFRYLTSKGFEPELINDSIRKKLKL, from the coding sequence TTGGACACCGCAATCTTAAAAAAAGCTGCTAACTACTGTGTTTATCAGGAACGTACACATCAGGAAGTAAGAAAAAAACTTTCAGAATGGAAGGTTTTGGGTGACGAAGCCGAGGAAATTATTTCCTGGCTAATTTCCGAAAACTACCTGAATGAGGAACGATACGCAAAAGCTTTTGCAGGTGGAAAATTCAGAGTGAAAAATTGGGGCAAACTGAAGATTAATTTTGAACTAAAAGCTCGCAGAATCAGTACCTACTGCATAAAATCGGGTTTGGCAGAGATTACCGATCAAGAATATCTGGAAAAAATCGATTTTTTGATAGATAAAAAAATGGCTGAATTAGGATTGCTGGAAAATCAATTTGAAAAATCAAATAAAGTTTTTAGATACCTCACCAGCAAAGGCTTTGAACCTGAATTGATTAATGATAGTATCAGAAAAAAGTTGAAACTTTGA
- a CDS encoding DUF1905 domain-containing protein gives MVAFEAEIKRFDKNGEKTGWYYIDLPFDLAQKIKPGIKTAYRVKGNLGPYAIRQVALVPIGEGNFIIALNSEMRKNIKKQLGDKIPVSLEAETEEMPLSDDLLASLELEPEALEKFNSFPKSHQRYYSNWVDSAKTFETKSKRIHMCIYGLIHNMDYGQMIRHFKKESL, from the coding sequence ATGGTAGCGTTTGAGGCTGAAATAAAGAGATTTGATAAAAACGGAGAAAAAACCGGCTGGTATTACATTGATTTACCTTTTGACTTAGCCCAAAAAATCAAACCCGGAATCAAAACGGCCTATCGGGTCAAGGGGAATTTGGGTCCATATGCCATCAGACAAGTGGCACTTGTACCAATCGGAGAGGGTAATTTCATAATTGCTCTTAATTCTGAAATGCGAAAAAATATCAAAAAGCAATTGGGAGATAAGATTCCGGTAAGCTTGGAAGCAGAAACTGAAGAAATGCCACTTTCAGATGATTTACTAGCTTCGCTCGAGCTTGAGCCCGAGGCACTTGAAAAATTTAATTCTTTTCCAAAAAGCCATCAGCGGTATTATTCCAACTGGGTCGATTCCGCAAAAACTTTCGAAACCAAATCAAAACGCATCCATATGTGTATTTATGGGCTGATTCATAATATGGACTATGGGCAAATGATCAGGCATTTTAAGAAGGAAAGTCTGTGA
- the sppA gene encoding signal peptide peptidase SppA, producing MRQFLKYVLATIVGIFLFSALMFIVFIGIGSMLSSGSDDAFEVKANSVLKLDLNTQITEKAIKEDPFQDIFSNGEKKTSLHELKEAIENAKLDPNIKGISIKLETPMVGYAELAEIRNALIDFKKSGKFIYTYAEIMTEKAVYLSTVATKSFINPAGGIEFNGLDTEISFMKGLFEKIGVKPVIFRVGEFKSAVEPFIRTDMSPENKMQVQEYLNSIANHVYDNIAAARGISRSEVDNILNKALIQEPNDAVKYKILTDVGYEDEYEAAIAKALGLKKDEKPVYTKLGSYKNAKKYVKEGSRDNRIAVIVAEGDIMSGDDENDVITSEAFIKELRKARKDKKIKAIVLRINSPGGSALASDIMWREIELTKKVKPVIASMGNVAASGGYYMAMGCDTIVAQPTTITGSIGIFGMLFNAKELMNNKLGITFDGVKTHEFADSPALTREMSDAEKMMIQNSVNRGYEKFTSKAAAGRHMSIEKLKAIASGRVWTGEQAKKNGLVDILGGIDDAIKVAAKKAKIKGDDYQVKFYPYPKSEFEQIMNKFGKSQEDAKIREYLGALAPYAEEIKSLQRMEKLQARLPYSLEIK from the coding sequence ATGAGGCAATTTCTTAAATATGTTTTGGCAACCATAGTCGGGATATTCCTATTTTCGGCATTGATGTTTATCGTTTTCATAGGTATAGGTTCTATGCTTTCCAGCGGTAGTGATGATGCTTTTGAAGTAAAGGCAAACTCAGTATTGAAGTTAGATTTAAATACCCAAATCACTGAGAAAGCAATCAAAGAAGACCCTTTTCAGGATATTTTTTCTAATGGCGAAAAGAAAACATCGTTGCACGAATTGAAAGAGGCAATAGAAAACGCAAAACTTGATCCCAATATCAAAGGAATCAGTATAAAACTCGAAACTCCGATGGTAGGTTATGCCGAATTGGCGGAAATTCGGAATGCATTGATTGACTTCAAAAAATCAGGCAAGTTTATATATACATATGCCGAAATTATGACCGAAAAGGCCGTGTATCTCTCAACAGTTGCCACAAAAAGTTTCATTAATCCAGCTGGTGGAATAGAATTCAATGGTCTGGATACCGAGATTTCATTCATGAAAGGATTATTTGAAAAAATTGGAGTAAAGCCTGTGATTTTCCGTGTGGGAGAATTCAAAAGTGCCGTGGAGCCTTTCATCAGAACCGACATGAGTCCCGAAAACAAAATGCAGGTTCAGGAATACTTAAACTCAATCGCCAATCATGTATATGACAATATCGCTGCTGCAAGGGGTATTTCGAGATCCGAAGTGGACAATATTTTGAATAAAGCTCTTATTCAGGAACCTAATGATGCTGTGAAATATAAAATCCTTACCGATGTGGGTTATGAAGACGAATACGAAGCAGCGATTGCGAAAGCTCTTGGCTTGAAAAAAGACGAAAAGCCCGTTTATACTAAACTTGGTAGTTATAAAAATGCCAAAAAATATGTTAAAGAAGGTTCACGTGACAACAGAATTGCGGTGATTGTAGCTGAAGGTGATATCATGAGCGGGGATGATGAAAATGATGTGATTACATCGGAAGCTTTTATTAAAGAATTGAGAAAAGCCAGAAAAGACAAAAAAATAAAAGCTATAGTATTGAGAATCAACTCACCAGGTGGAAGTGCATTGGCCTCTGATATCATGTGGAGAGAGATAGAATTGACCAAAAAAGTTAAGCCTGTTATTGCTTCAATGGGCAACGTGGCTGCCTCAGGTGGGTATTATATGGCAATGGGTTGCGATACCATCGTGGCTCAGCCAACTACAATTACAGGCTCCATTGGGATCTTTGGGATGCTTTTCAATGCCAAAGAATTGATGAACAACAAACTGGGAATTACTTTTGATGGTGTAAAAACTCATGAATTTGCCGATTCTCCGGCTTTGACAAGAGAGATGTCAGATGCTGAAAAAATGATGATTCAAAACTCAGTAAATCGTGGTTATGAAAAATTCACCTCAAAAGCCGCAGCCGGAAGACACATGTCGATTGAAAAATTGAAAGCTATTGCCAGCGGTCGTGTATGGACAGGTGAACAAGCCAAGAAAAATGGTTTGGTGGATATTTTGGGAGGTATAGATGATGCCATAAAAGTAGCTGCCAAAAAAGCGAAAATTAAAGGAGATGACTATCAGGTTAAGTTCTATCCATATCCGAAGTCAGAATTTGAGCAGATTATGAACAAATTTGGCAAATCTCAGGAAGATGCTAAAATCAGAGAGTATCTGGGTGCTCTGGCTCCTTATGCCGAAGAAATAAAAAGCCTTCAACGCATGGAAAAACTTCAGGCAAGACTTCCGTATTCATTGGAAATTAAATAA
- a CDS encoding Uma2 family endonuclease — MEITSLSQLDLSKTYSYADYFSWKFQERVELLRGKIMKMSPAPSRQHQRISSKLGFSIQKSLELSSCQVFYAPFDVRLESVKDDKLAKTVVQPDICVICDLTKLDDRGCSGAPELIVEILSPGNTAKEMKHKFKLYEEAGVEEYWIVDPTEKIVWQYHLENGIFTNHRPLIEEDVLHSLVLKGFSIELSAVFSD, encoded by the coding sequence ATGGAAATTACAAGTTTAAGTCAGTTGGATTTAAGCAAAACGTATTCTTATGCTGATTATTTTTCGTGGAAATTTCAGGAAAGAGTTGAATTGTTGCGTGGGAAAATCATGAAAATGTCTCCTGCTCCAAGCAGACAACACCAACGTATTTCTTCTAAATTGGGGTTTTCTATTCAAAAATCCCTTGAATTATCTTCTTGTCAGGTCTTTTACGCACCATTTGATGTAAGACTGGAAAGTGTGAAAGATGATAAATTGGCGAAAACGGTTGTTCAACCTGATATCTGTGTTATTTGTGATTTGACTAAACTCGATGACCGTGGATGCTCTGGTGCACCGGAACTAATTGTGGAGATACTATCACCTGGTAATACGGCGAAAGAAATGAAACATAAATTTAAACTTTATGAGGAGGCTGGTGTTGAGGAATATTGGATTGTTGACCCCACTGAAAAAATTGTATGGCAATATCATCTTGAAAACGGGATTTTTACCAACCATAGACCGCTTATCGAAGAAGATGTTTTGCACTCTTTGGTTTTGAAAGGATTTTCGATTGAGTTAAGTGCGGTTTTTAGTGATTGA
- a CDS encoding MFS transporter, translated as MNNLPKPRLSFASIINMNVGFFGIQYSFGLQQSAVNPIYDMLGASPDEIPILNLAGPVTGLLIQPIIGALSDKTWSPKWGRRKPYFFIGAIMCSLALLAYPFSSALWMAAGLLWILDAGNNTAMEPYRAFIADTLNSDQQPTGFQAQSFFTGFGQTLANISLFIFPMIFIGKTGSLPNWVYASFFIGAVFSIGSIWWSMRTTKEIPPTEEELRKMKSEPLNLVSPFTDVFSAIVDMPKVMWQLALVYLFQWYALFCYWQNSSKSVALSVWNATPASDPGLYEKAVSWTGLVNGWYNIVTFLSAFALVYFAKRIGPKYVHFLCLVLAGVGFLFFPNIHNQNLLFVAITGFGIGWASMMGIPYLMVVSQIPKERYGVYMGLINMMIVIPMILQTLSFGAILKNFLGNDPRNAITFAGTLLLLAALATLLIKTTKVSDDEVMLQGSGH; from the coding sequence ATGAATAATTTACCCAAACCACGGCTGTCTTTTGCCAGTATTATCAACATGAATGTCGGTTTTTTCGGCATTCAGTACAGTTTTGGCTTACAGCAAAGTGCCGTAAACCCTATTTATGACATGTTGGGGGCTTCGCCCGACGAAATACCAATTCTTAATCTCGCAGGTCCGGTTACCGGATTGTTGATTCAGCCGATTATCGGGGCATTGAGCGATAAAACGTGGAGCCCAAAATGGGGGAGGAGAAAACCGTATTTTTTTATAGGAGCCATCATGTGTAGTCTGGCCTTATTGGCTTATCCTTTTAGTAGTGCATTGTGGATGGCAGCCGGCTTACTCTGGATTTTGGATGCGGGAAACAATACAGCTATGGAGCCTTACCGGGCGTTTATTGCCGATACTTTGAATTCTGATCAACAGCCAACGGGCTTTCAGGCTCAGAGTTTTTTCACTGGTTTCGGTCAAACTTTAGCTAATATTTCCCTATTTATTTTTCCAATGATTTTTATTGGGAAAACTGGTTCCTTGCCCAACTGGGTGTATGCTTCGTTTTTTATTGGAGCAGTATTTTCAATAGGGTCAATTTGGTGGAGTATGCGTACTACAAAGGAAATTCCGCCCACCGAAGAAGAATTGCGAAAAATGAAATCGGAGCCACTTAATCTGGTTTCACCTTTTACCGATGTATTTTCGGCGATTGTGGATATGCCAAAAGTGATGTGGCAACTGGCTTTGGTTTATTTGTTTCAATGGTATGCTTTGTTTTGTTACTGGCAAAATAGCTCAAAAAGTGTCGCCCTTTCGGTTTGGAATGCGACTCCGGCATCTGATCCCGGTTTATATGAAAAAGCCGTCAGCTGGACCGGCCTTGTCAATGGCTGGTACAATATCGTAACGTTTTTGTCAGCGTTTGCTTTGGTATATTTTGCAAAAAGGATAGGACCCAAATATGTTCATTTTCTTTGTTTGGTGCTTGCGGGAGTAGGATTTTTGTTTTTTCCGAATATTCATAATCAAAATTTGCTATTTGTGGCCATCACAGGTTTCGGGATAGGCTGGGCGAGTATGATGGGAATTCCGTATTTGATGGTGGTGAGCCAAATACCCAAAGAACGTTATGGTGTTTATATGGGCCTTATTAATATGATGATTGTGATTCCGATGATACTACAGACCCTTTCTTTTGGAGCAATTTTAAAGAATTTTCTCGGTAACGACCCCAGAAATGCAATAACTTTTGCCGGAACATTGTTGCTTTTGGCTGCTTTAGCCACTTTATTGATAAAAACTACAAAAGTAAGTGACGATGAAGTAATGTTGCAAGGTAGTGGGCATTGA
- a CDS encoding outer membrane protein assembly factor translates to MIVFGQSFDALAQEKCFVNTIKIEGNKRTYSSIILREMSFQPGDSLDISKITEQIDRSRQNLSNTNLFLNIDIRYRVENKILDVYILVNERWYLIALPEVLLADRSFNEWWYERGRDLNRLTYGINAKHFNLTGGNDQLKLRAMGGFIPYFEISYSKPYIDKRKRIGIRTGVFYSTQRTIAYRTWNDKLDFFNTENRMRERTGGFFELRLRNALYHFHSFSIAYSNSKISDTLSKLNPRYFGENNLRQSFWSFAYDYRFDLRDNRQYPLKGLLYFSQLSGTWVKSGYFQANLFASVSFFKPLTKRFFFETNLRGKISNPKKQLYSTLRGLGYENNLVRGYELYVVDGQHYGIFKNTIRFQLVKTEMSLAKFTRMAQFKTLPIAIYPNIYYDLGFVKNYYPEFSNTLLANKLLKGGGLGIDYVTWYNTTARTYYSINQMGEKKLFFGIFREF, encoded by the coding sequence TTGATAGTTTTTGGTCAGAGTTTCGATGCATTGGCTCAGGAGAAATGTTTTGTAAATACCATAAAAATCGAAGGAAATAAAAGGACATATAGCTCTATTATACTTCGTGAAATGAGTTTTCAGCCGGGTGATTCTCTTGATATTTCCAAAATAACTGAACAAATAGACAGAAGCCGCCAAAATCTATCCAATACCAACCTTTTTTTAAATATCGACATTAGATATAGAGTTGAAAATAAAATTCTTGATGTCTATATTTTGGTAAATGAACGCTGGTATCTGATTGCATTACCAGAAGTATTACTAGCTGACCGCTCTTTTAACGAATGGTGGTATGAACGCGGCCGTGACCTCAACCGGCTTACCTACGGTATCAATGCCAAACATTTTAACCTTACCGGCGGAAACGACCAGCTGAAACTGAGGGCCATGGGTGGTTTTATTCCATATTTTGAAATTTCCTACAGTAAACCATATATTGACAAACGGAAAAGGATTGGAATCAGAACAGGTGTTTTTTATTCTACACAAAGAACTATAGCCTATCGCACATGGAACGATAAGCTTGATTTTTTCAATACCGAAAACCGAATGCGGGAACGCACGGGAGGTTTTTTCGAACTCAGATTAAGAAATGCCCTTTACCACTTTCATTCTTTCAGCATAGCATATAGCAACAGTAAGATTTCTGATACGCTTTCCAAACTTAATCCCCGATATTTTGGAGAAAACAATTTGCGACAATCATTTTGGAGCTTTGCTTATGACTATCGTTTCGACTTGAGAGATAACCGGCAATATCCTCTCAAAGGACTCCTATATTTTTCTCAACTTTCGGGCACATGGGTAAAATCAGGTTATTTTCAAGCCAATTTATTTGCTTCTGTTTCATTTTTCAAACCATTAACCAAAAGATTTTTCTTCGAAACAAACCTGAGAGGAAAGATCAGCAACCCCAAAAAGCAACTTTACTCCACACTTCGCGGGCTTGGTTATGAAAATAATCTTGTGAGGGGCTATGAGCTATATGTAGTTGACGGTCAGCATTACGGAATCTTCAAAAATACAATAAGGTTTCAATTGGTCAAAACCGAAATGAGTCTGGCAAAATTTACCCGAATGGCACAATTCAAAACTTTACCAATCGCCATATATCCAAATATTTATTACGATCTGGGGTTTGTCAAAAATTACTATCCTGAGTTTTCAAACACACTTTTGGCCAACAAATTGCTGAAAGGTGGCGGCTTGGGAATTGACTACGTAACCTGGTACAATACTACCGCCCGCACTTATTATTCTATTAATCAAATGGGAGAAAAAAAGCTGTTTTTCGGAATTTTCAGAGAATTTTGA